One Paraburkholderia phytofirmans OLGA172 genomic window carries:
- a CDS encoding IS5 family transposase, producing MTQLGLGLDLSTKRTRKREFLDEMRRVVPWLKLIALIEPHYPTGKTGRPPFPIATMLQIHFMQQWFGLSDPAMEEALYDVPLYREFAGLDGGMVRLPDESTILRFRHLLETHGLAVQMLALVNEILTEKGLMLKAGSAVDATLIAAPGSTKNGSGTRDPEMQSTQKGGNWYFGMKMHIGVDADSGLVHTVIGTAANVHDITVAQTLLHREETDVYADAGYQGIEKRCEPEAVRWHVAMRPAKRRKLDLSDSLDAIYDQIERLKAGIRAKVEHPFRILKRQFGYMKTRYRGLPKNIAQITTLFALGNLWMARRALRKA from the coding sequence ATGACGCAACTTGGTCTTGGTCTGGATCTGTCAACGAAGCGCACGCGCAAGCGGGAATTTCTCGATGAGATGCGACGCGTTGTGCCCTGGTTGAAGCTGATTGCGCTGATCGAGCCGCACTATCCCACGGGCAAAACCGGTCGGCCGCCGTTCCCGATTGCGACGATGCTGCAGATTCATTTCATGCAGCAATGGTTCGGTCTGTCAGACCCTGCCATGGAAGAGGCACTCTATGACGTGCCGCTGTATCGCGAGTTCGCGGGTCTCGACGGCGGGATGGTCCGCTTGCCGGATGAAAGCACGATTCTCCGGTTCCGCCATCTGCTGGAAACGCACGGTCTGGCGGTGCAAATGCTGGCGCTGGTCAATGAAATCCTGACGGAGAAAGGCCTGATGCTTAAGGCTGGGTCGGCAGTCGACGCCACCCTGATCGCCGCGCCCGGTTCGACAAAGAATGGCTCCGGCACGCGCGATCCTGAAATGCAATCAACGCAGAAAGGTGGCAACTGGTACTTCGGGATGAAAATGCATATCGGCGTGGACGCCGATTCGGGCCTGGTCCATACGGTCATTGGAACGGCGGCCAATGTTCACGACATTACCGTAGCCCAGACGTTGCTGCATCGTGAAGAAACGGATGTGTACGCAGACGCCGGATATCAGGGTATCGAAAAGCGTTGTGAGCCTGAGGCGGTGCGTTGGCATGTTGCAATGCGACCGGCAAAGCGCAGGAAACTGGATCTGAGTGATTCGTTGGACGCGATATACGATCAGATCGAACGCCTGAAGGCGGGTATTCGGGCCAAGGTCGAACACCCGTTTCGCATCCTCAAGCGGCAGTTCGGTTACATGAAGACGCGCTATCGTGGTTTGCCGAAGAACATCGCCCAGATCACCACGCTGTTTGCTTTGGGCAATTTATGGATGGCTCGCAGAGCTTTGCGCAAAGCTTGA
- a CDS encoding HU family DNA-binding protein: MNKQELIDAVSAVTGDSKSATAQVIDAFTEIVGSALAKGDTVQLIGFGSFGVGARAARTGRNPATGEAMHIAAAKTVKFTAGKALKERVNA; the protein is encoded by the coding sequence ATGAACAAGCAGGAACTCATCGATGCAGTGTCGGCCGTCACCGGCGACAGCAAATCAGCCACGGCACAAGTCATCGACGCCTTCACCGAGATCGTTGGCTCCGCGTTGGCGAAGGGAGATACGGTGCAGTTGATTGGCTTCGGCTCGTTCGGCGTCGGCGCACGCGCCGCACGCACGGGACGCAATCCCGCCACGGGCGAGGCAATGCACATTGCTGCAGCAAAAACCGTCAAGTTCACCGCAGGTAAGGCCCTCAAGGAGCGCGTGAACGCGTGA
- a CDS encoding NRAMP family divalent metal transporter, with protein sequence MESDIDPSSTPHTNVNSWVEKLGPGLITGAADDDPSGIATYSQAGAAFGYDILWTILLTYPLMVAIQVISARIGRVSGHGLATNIRRHYPAWLLYGTVILLLVANTINIAADLSAMGAAVNLVIGGPTHVYTVGLAMLSLVLQVFVPYRNYVRVLKWLTLVLFAYVGVVFTVQIPWMTVAIRTVFPHLSWNGDYITTVVAVFGTTISPYLFFWQASQEVEELRARHGQRALKHAPSQGTSNLKRIKFDTWIGMGFSNLIAFFIVLATAATLHAHHITDIQTSSQAASALRPIAGEFAFLLFSIGIIGTGLLALPVLAGSAAYAMAGTFEWKNSLELEPKLAKRFYGIIVLATVIGLSLGFTSIDPIKALFWSAVINGVASVPIMMLVMKMASNPDIMGTFRISGTLRVVGWLATVVMAAAVVGMFCFL encoded by the coding sequence ATGGAATCCGATATTGATCCGTCGTCAACGCCGCACACCAACGTCAATTCGTGGGTCGAGAAGTTAGGGCCCGGTCTGATTACCGGAGCGGCCGACGATGACCCGAGCGGCATCGCAACCTACTCGCAGGCGGGCGCTGCGTTTGGCTACGACATTCTGTGGACGATCCTGCTGACATATCCGCTAATGGTTGCAATCCAGGTGATCAGCGCCAGGATTGGTAGGGTCAGCGGCCACGGACTGGCGACCAATATTCGACGCCACTATCCCGCATGGCTGCTCTATGGCACGGTTATTCTTCTGCTCGTGGCGAACACGATCAATATTGCGGCTGACCTCTCGGCCATGGGCGCTGCCGTCAATCTGGTCATCGGTGGACCGACGCATGTTTACACGGTCGGTCTGGCGATGCTTTCGCTCGTTTTGCAGGTTTTTGTTCCGTATCGAAACTATGTCCGCGTTCTCAAATGGCTGACGCTTGTCCTGTTTGCCTACGTCGGCGTTGTGTTCACCGTCCAGATTCCATGGATGACCGTCGCAATCCGGACCGTGTTTCCGCATCTGTCGTGGAACGGCGACTACATCACAACCGTCGTCGCGGTGTTCGGCACGACAATCAGTCCCTACCTGTTTTTCTGGCAAGCCTCGCAGGAGGTCGAGGAGTTGCGGGCACGACATGGGCAGCGCGCACTCAAGCATGCGCCATCCCAAGGTACGTCAAATCTGAAGCGGATCAAATTCGATACGTGGATCGGCATGGGATTTTCAAACCTGATCGCGTTCTTTATCGTTCTCGCCACGGCCGCGACCCTCCACGCGCACCACATTACCGATATCCAGACGTCGTCACAGGCCGCCTCGGCGCTCAGACCGATCGCCGGAGAATTTGCGTTCCTGCTGTTCAGTATTGGCATCATCGGTACCGGGCTGCTGGCACTACCGGTCCTGGCCGGCTCCGCGGCCTATGCGATGGCAGGAACGTTCGAGTGGAAAAACAGTCTGGAGCTGGAACCGAAGCTCGCCAAGCGGTTTTACGGAATCATCGTTCTTGCCACGGTGATTGGCCTCTCCCTTGGCTTCACCTCGATTGATCCGATCAAGGCACTGTTCTGGAGTGCCGTCATTAACGGCGTCGCCTCAGTCCCGATCATGATGCTCGTGATGAAAATGGCATCGAATCCAGACATCATGGGGACGTTCCGCATTTCAGGCACCCTGCGGGTCGTCGGCTGGCTGGCGACGGTCGTGATGGCCGCTGCCGTGGTGGGGATGTTCTGCTTTCTATAG
- a CDS encoding PRC-barrel domain-containing protein: MTTLDPSAQPATGGSGAKIVGGGTGEGPGPDVMAAATLDGDKVITSDGEDIGKIADIMLDVRGGRIAYAVLSSGGFLGMGNTLYAIPWSALTLDTNEKCFRLDITAERIKNAPGFDKDHWPAMSDPQWGSSLHEYYNQRPYWLATRGAVEGRRLDL, encoded by the coding sequence ATGACCACACTTGACCCCAGCGCCCAACCTGCAACGGGCGGCAGCGGCGCGAAGATTGTCGGCGGCGGAACTGGCGAAGGTCCCGGGCCGGATGTGATGGCGGCAGCCACGCTCGACGGCGACAAGGTCATCACTTCGGATGGCGAAGATATCGGCAAAATCGCCGACATTATGCTTGACGTGCGTGGCGGCCGGATCGCGTACGCCGTCCTGTCCAGCGGTGGGTTCCTGGGCATGGGCAACACCCTTTACGCCATCCCGTGGAGCGCGCTGACCCTGGACACCAACGAGAAGTGTTTCCGGCTCGACATCACCGCAGAACGCATCAAAAACGCGCCCGGCTTCGACAAGGACCATTGGCCCGCGATGTCGGACCCGCAGTGGGGTTCGTCGCTGCACGAGTACTACAACCAGCGGCCCTACTGGCTGGCCACCCGGGGCGCAGTCGAAGGCCGGAGGCTCGATCTTTAG
- a CDS encoding glycosyltransferase family 4 protein, producing MRIAQIAPLHEAVPPKFYGGTERVVSYLTEALVDLGHDVTLFASGDSHTKATLAAAWPHALRLDPSTRDVLAPHFLMLEKVRRVAHEFDVLHFHLDYLPFSLFSQLDTPFVTTLHGRLDLPELQAVFNTFPKAPVVSISDSQRFPLPQANWLDTIYHGLPETLLTPQTQNEPPYLAFLGRLSPEKGADVAIRIAAQSGLPLKIAAKIDKADQRYFKTEIEPLLSQAHVEFLGEISEQQKPGFLSGAKALLFPIDWSEPFGLVMIEAMACGTPVIAFNRGSVPEVIDHGVTGYICEDVQGAIGALQRVDNLSRTEIRAQFERRFSARTMARNYLDSYTSLLQASRRPVLRRTATG from the coding sequence ATGCGAATCGCACAGATTGCCCCGTTGCACGAGGCTGTTCCGCCGAAATTCTATGGCGGCACCGAGCGTGTGGTGTCTTACCTTACCGAGGCGCTCGTCGACCTGGGGCACGACGTGACCCTGTTCGCAAGCGGCGACTCGCACACGAAGGCGACGCTCGCGGCCGCGTGGCCGCATGCATTGCGCCTCGACCCGTCGACGCGCGACGTCCTCGCCCCGCACTTCCTGATGCTCGAAAAGGTGCGCCGTGTCGCCCACGAATTCGACGTGTTGCACTTCCACCTCGACTATCTGCCGTTCTCGCTGTTCTCACAGCTCGACACGCCGTTCGTGACGACGCTGCACGGCCGCCTCGACCTGCCGGAACTGCAGGCCGTGTTCAATACGTTTCCGAAGGCGCCGGTGGTGTCGATCTCCGATTCACAACGTTTTCCGCTACCGCAGGCGAACTGGCTGGACACGATCTATCACGGTCTGCCGGAAACGCTGCTCACGCCGCAAACGCAGAATGAGCCGCCATATCTCGCTTTCCTCGGACGTCTGAGTCCGGAGAAAGGAGCAGACGTCGCCATCAGGATCGCTGCACAGAGCGGTCTGCCGTTGAAGATCGCCGCGAAGATAGACAAGGCCGACCAGAGATATTTCAAGACGGAAATCGAGCCGCTCCTGTCGCAGGCGCACGTCGAATTTCTCGGGGAAATCAGCGAGCAGCAGAAGCCCGGATTCCTGTCGGGTGCGAAGGCGCTGCTGTTTCCGATCGACTGGTCCGAGCCGTTTGGCCTGGTTATGATCGAAGCGATGGCGTGCGGGACTCCAGTGATTGCATTCAATCGCGGCTCGGTACCCGAGGTAATCGATCACGGTGTCACCGGCTATATCTGCGAAGACGTACAGGGTGCCATCGGTGCGTTGCAACGTGTCGATAACCTGTCACGTACAGAAATCCGCGCCCAGTTCGAGCGTCGCTTCAGTGCGAGGACGATGGCGCGCAATTACCTCGACAGCTATACGTCACTCCTTCAGGCATCAAGGCGCCCGGTGTTGCGACGTACCGCAACGGGCTGA
- a CDS encoding YSC84-related protein gives MLRRTFIRGTPGSILAIGLAVSGCTMTGQSDASGQQADKRHTIDTGVDSTLARLYTAANGSHELVGKARGVLVFPSVIAAGFGVGGQYGEGSLRVGGSTVGYYSTTTGSVGLQIGAQSKAIIFLFMTEDALARFRNSEGWSVGGDASVAVLKVGANGNIDTTTATAPVEAFVLTNSGLMAGVTLEGTKVTRLKSL, from the coding sequence ATGCTACGACGAACATTCATAAGGGGTACGCCCGGATCCATCCTTGCCATTGGGCTCGCGGTTTCGGGCTGCACGATGACCGGGCAGTCCGACGCCAGTGGGCAGCAAGCCGACAAGCGTCACACCATTGATACTGGTGTCGACTCCACCCTCGCACGCCTTTACACCGCCGCCAACGGCTCGCATGAACTCGTCGGCAAGGCCCGTGGTGTGCTGGTGTTCCCGTCGGTCATTGCCGCCGGCTTCGGCGTCGGCGGCCAGTATGGTGAAGGCTCGCTGCGCGTTGGCGGCAGCACGGTTGGCTACTACAGCACCACGACCGGTTCGGTCGGGCTGCAGATCGGCGCACAATCGAAAGCGATCATTTTCCTGTTCATGACCGAGGACGCACTTGCCCGGTTCCGTAATAGCGAAGGCTGGTCAGTGGGCGGCGATGCGTCAGTGGCTGTCCTGAAAGTCGGCGCGAACGGGAACATTGATACCACCACCGCGACAGCACCGGTCGAAGCGTTCGTGCTCACGAACAGCGGGTTGATGGCCGGCGTGACGCTCGAAGGCACGAAGGTCACCAGGCTGAAGTCACTGTAG
- a CDS encoding PRC-barrel domain-containing protein — MKRVITLVSVAVLGTALITGTLWAQGTPQSITAKRVDVVQLATGYRASRINGSPVYNRNKDNIGTIDDLIVSPTDRVPYVILSVGGFLGMGTHLVAVPFGSLQVVDKQMRLPDATRESLKALPEFRYAPE; from the coding sequence ATGAAACGGGTTATCACGCTGGTATCGGTGGCTGTTCTCGGAACGGCCCTGATCACGGGAACGCTGTGGGCTCAGGGAACGCCACAATCCATCACGGCGAAGCGCGTTGATGTCGTCCAGCTGGCGACGGGGTACCGGGCCTCCAGGATCAACGGATCGCCCGTCTATAACCGCAACAAGGACAACATCGGAACAATTGACGATCTGATCGTCAGCCCAACCGATCGGGTTCCCTACGTCATCCTCTCGGTAGGCGGGTTTCTCGGTATGGGAACCCATCTCGTCGCAGTACCGTTTGGCAGCCTTCAGGTCGTCGACAAGCAGATGCGGCTGCCAGACGCGACCAGGGAGTCCCTGAAAGCATTGCCGGAGTTCAGGTACGCGCCTGAGTAA
- a CDS encoding CsbD family protein — protein sequence MNKDQVKGRVEEAKGKVKEAVGKATGSETTQVKGKVEEVAGKTRAAYGDAKEQLKKQP from the coding sequence ATGAACAAGGATCAGGTGAAAGGCCGCGTCGAGGAAGCAAAGGGAAAGGTCAAGGAAGCTGTCGGCAAAGCCACGGGAAGCGAAACGACCCAGGTGAAGGGTAAGGTCGAAGAGGTCGCCGGCAAGACACGGGCCGCGTACGGCGATGCAAAGGAGCAACTGAAGAAGCAGCCGTAG
- a CDS encoding DUF3309 family protein, with translation MLGTILIVVLVLVLIGAIPTWPHSRSWGYMPSGLLGVVLVVVLVLLLLGRI, from the coding sequence ATGCTGGGAACAATATTGATAGTCGTGCTGGTGCTGGTGTTGATCGGTGCGATACCGACCTGGCCGCACAGCCGTTCGTGGGGCTATATGCCCAGCGGTCTGTTAGGCGTTGTGTTAGTCGTTGTGCTTGTATTGCTGCTTCTGGGCCGGATATAA
- a CDS encoding Crp/Fnr family transcriptional regulator, translating into MENGHHSGENHLLSVLPEAERTRVAPHLVPVEMPLGQVVYESGDRLDHVYFPTTSIVSLLYVMEDGASAEIAIVGNEGIVGIALFMGGETTPNRAVVQSAGRAYRLDARILKEEFHRAGPVQRLLLRYTQALITQMAQTAVCNRHHSIDQQLCRWLLLSMDRLPSNELKMTQELIANMLGVRRSGVTEAALKLQEAGLIRYGHGHIEVLDRPGLEKRVCECYGVVKREFDRLLPDLKAI; encoded by the coding sequence ATGGAAAACGGACATCATTCCGGAGAAAACCACCTGCTTTCGGTTCTGCCGGAAGCAGAGCGGACGCGCGTGGCGCCGCATCTCGTACCGGTTGAAATGCCCCTGGGGCAGGTCGTGTACGAGTCTGGCGACCGCCTTGATCACGTCTATTTTCCGACCACGTCCATCGTATCGCTGCTCTATGTGATGGAGGACGGCGCGTCCGCCGAGATTGCGATCGTGGGCAACGAAGGAATCGTCGGTATTGCGCTCTTCATGGGCGGTGAAACGACGCCAAACCGGGCAGTCGTGCAAAGCGCAGGCCGGGCGTATCGACTGGATGCGCGCATCCTGAAAGAGGAATTTCATCGCGCCGGCCCGGTTCAGCGGTTATTGCTGCGCTATACCCAGGCATTGATCACCCAGATGGCCCAGACCGCCGTTTGCAACCGGCATCATTCGATCGACCAGCAGTTGTGCCGCTGGCTGCTGCTTAGCATGGACCGCCTGCCGTCAAACGAGCTGAAGATGACGCAGGAACTGATCGCCAACATGCTTGGCGTGCGGAGATCCGGCGTGACGGAGGCGGCGCTGAAACTGCAGGAGGCGGGGCTGATCCGCTACGGTCATGGCCATATCGAGGTACTGGATCGACCGGGGCTCGAAAAGCGCGTGTGCGAATGCTACGGCGTGGTGAAGCGGGAGTTCGACCGGCTGCTGCCCGATCTGAAGGCGATATAA
- a CDS encoding IS3 family transposase, with product MGKHRTPYPAEFRAQMVELVKAGRMPEELEKEFEPTAQTIYNWVAQAGRDAGVRHDGLTTAERQELTRLRRENRQLKMERDILSHAAAWFARETGAVSPKDTDS from the coding sequence ATGGGCAAACATCGTACCCCGTACCCGGCGGAATTCCGGGCGCAAATGGTTGAGCTGGTGAAGGCTGGACGCATGCCGGAGGAGCTGGAAAAGGAGTTCGAGCCGACCGCGCAGACCATCTACAACTGGGTCGCGCAGGCGGGTCGCGATGCGGGCGTGCGTCATGACGGGCTGACCACGGCCGAGCGGCAGGAGCTGACCAGGCTGCGTCGTGAGAACCGGCAGTTGAAGATGGAGCGCGACATACTCTCTCACGCAGCGGCCTGGTTTGCCCGGGAGACGGGAGCCGTATCGCCGAAGGATACGGATTCATGA
- a CDS encoding DDE-type integrase/transposase/recombinase yields MLWVADATYIPTGEGFLYLAVVLDVFSRRIVGWAMSNHLYTELMADSTGRRNTRLLNRF; encoded by the coding sequence GTGCTGTGGGTGGCTGATGCCACGTACATTCCGACCGGCGAAGGGTTTCTGTATCTGGCCGTCGTGCTGGATGTATTCAGCCGGCGTATCGTGGGCTGGGCAATGTCGAACCATCTGTACACCGAACTGATGGCGGATTCAACCGGTCGTCGCAACACTAGATTGTTGAACAGATTTTAG
- a CDS encoding IS30 family transposase → MYKLTGRAAMRSPGAPSHRREIERRFWEQIATGITSEKAAEAVGVSQAVGTRWFRHNGGMPLFMSNPLSGRYLSFAEREEIGLLSFQGVGVREIARRIGRSPSTVSRELTRNAATRSGQLEYRASVAQWKAELVAKRPKPSKLVTNPRLHHYVQDRLEGKVSDADGRAIAGPRQAPFKGRNKPHRGDRKWVNGWSPEQISKRLQFDFPDDESMRISHEAIYQALYIQSRGALKRELVSCLRTGRALRVPRARAQAKAWAHVSEDVMISSRPAEVQDRAVPGHWEGDLIIGLNRSAIGTLVERSSRFTMLVHLPREKGYGLTPRTKNGPALAGYGAVTMANALKKTVTDMPAQLWRSLTWDRGKELSDHARFTVESGVKVFFADPHSPWQRGTNENTNGLLRQYFPKGTDLSRWSAREIQAVANALNTRPRKTLGWKTPAEALDEYLKSVQQSSVATTG, encoded by the coding sequence ATGTATAAGTTGACAGGGCGAGCAGCGATGCGCTCGCCAGGTGCGCCGTCGCATCGGCGTGAGATTGAGCGGCGATTTTGGGAGCAAATCGCGACAGGCATTACAAGTGAGAAGGCTGCAGAGGCGGTTGGCGTATCGCAGGCGGTAGGCACTCGCTGGTTTCGTCATAATGGCGGCATGCCACTTTTCATGTCGAACCCCTTGTCCGGGAGGTACCTGTCGTTCGCGGAGCGAGAAGAGATTGGATTACTTTCGTTCCAAGGCGTCGGAGTACGCGAGATCGCTCGCCGTATCGGACGCAGCCCGTCAACGGTCTCCCGGGAACTGACACGTAACGCTGCAACTCGTAGCGGCCAGCTTGAGTATCGGGCGTCGGTTGCGCAGTGGAAGGCCGAACTGGTTGCCAAAAGACCCAAACCGTCGAAACTGGTGACTAACCCACGGCTGCACCACTACGTGCAAGACCGTTTGGAGGGCAAGGTTAGCGATGCTGATGGCCGTGCAATTGCTGGGCCTCGGCAGGCACCGTTCAAAGGGAGAAACAAGCCGCATCGCGGTGACCGTAAATGGGTTAATGGCTGGTCGCCCGAACAGATTTCCAAACGGCTGCAGTTCGACTTCCCGGATGACGAATCTATGCGCATCTCTCACGAAGCGATTTATCAGGCTCTCTATATCCAGAGCCGAGGTGCCCTCAAGCGCGAGCTGGTCAGCTGTCTTCGCACAGGGCGGGCGTTGCGCGTACCGAGGGCCAGGGCACAAGCCAAGGCCTGGGCGCACGTTAGCGAGGATGTGATGATCTCTAGCCGGCCTGCAGAAGTGCAGGATCGTGCCGTGCCAGGGCATTGGGAGGGGGACCTGATCATCGGCCTGAACCGATCTGCTATTGGGACGCTGGTGGAGAGATCAAGCCGTTTTACCATGCTCGTGCACCTGCCTCGGGAGAAAGGCTATGGGTTGACTCCCCGCACGAAGAACGGCCCCGCGCTGGCTGGCTACGGAGCTGTCACGATGGCCAATGCGCTCAAGAAGACCGTGACTGACATGCCTGCCCAGTTGTGGCGGTCATTGACCTGGGATCGTGGCAAGGAACTATCCGATCACGCCCGCTTCACCGTCGAGTCCGGCGTAAAGGTATTCTTCGCCGACCCGCACAGTCCATGGCAGCGTGGCACGAACGAGAACACGAACGGCCTTCTGCGACAATACTTTCCAAAGGGCACAGACCTATCCAGGTGGAGCGCTCGAGAGATCCAGGCCGTCGCCAATGCACTGAATACCAGACCCCGGAAAACGCTTGGCTGGAAGACACCTGCCGAAGCTCTGGACGAGTATCTAAAATCTGTTCAACAATCTAGTGTTGCGACGACCGGTTGA
- a CDS encoding integrase core domain-containing protein, whose translation MLRRPVESGGTAGDAYDNAMCESFFGTLEAELLMREHFDTHEQARRRIFSFLEGWYNIGRLHSSLGYCSPMVFEQQYEKTQNPSRRGLPTAGQRRGRDIRPAARPWTTREATPNGGHVPL comes from the coding sequence GTGTTGCGACGACCGGTTGAATCCGGCGGCACCGCGGGCGATGCCTATGACAACGCGATGTGCGAGTCGTTCTTCGGCACGCTCGAAGCCGAGCTGCTCATGCGCGAACACTTCGATACGCATGAGCAGGCCAGGCGGCGCATCTTCTCATTCCTGGAGGGTTGGTACAACATCGGTCGCCTGCACAGCAGCCTGGGCTACTGCTCGCCGATGGTATTCGAGCAGCAATACGAAAAAACACAAAATCCATCGCGGCGCGGGTTGCCCACCGCCGGGCAGCGTCGTGGTCGTGATATCCGACCCGCCGCCCGCCCGTGGACAACCCGCGAAGCAACACCGAATGGAGGACACGTGCCGCTGTAA
- a CDS encoding histidine kinase dimerization/phospho-acceptor domain-containing protein produces MNDEMMEQPQQRASTAFSSHSQSAAHRFDALRRKDEILAMVAHELRGPLTPMQLAIHLIRRASADRPEVLRSIDMLDRRSPRSAGLLRT; encoded by the coding sequence GTGAACGATGAAATGATGGAACAACCGCAGCAACGAGCCTCCACCGCTTTTTCCAGTCATTCTCAGTCGGCCGCCCATCGTTTCGATGCGCTACGACGCAAGGACGAAATTCTTGCGATGGTGGCGCACGAGCTTCGTGGACCGTTGACGCCGATGCAACTCGCCATCCACCTCATCCGCAGGGCGTCGGCGGATCGCCCGGAGGTGTTACGGTCGATCGACATGCTCGACCGCAGATCACCCAGATCAGCCGGCTTGCTGAGGACTTGA
- a CDS encoding ferritin-like domain-containing protein has protein sequence MPDTKADSAALIDVFDRRVERRLKRRQFFRNAGGLGLGLVGGTLISACGGGSGVSASASPSAPTDDEILNFALNLEYLEAQFYTYATTGSGLPASMLTGVGTQGAVIAGAQVPFQDPLVQAYANEIANDEREHVAFLRSALGSAAVAQPAIDISGTNPNGAFSVAARAAGLVGAGVAFSPYANDNNFLLGAFIFEDVGVTAYKGAAPLLASKTFLSAAAGILAAEAYHAGLVRTTLYAKGLNTSSLISAANAISAARDSLDQVGNDDQGISGSTPGTSNIVPLDSNGLAFSRSYNDVLNIVYLTSTAAVKGGFFPNGVNGTLNMSA, from the coding sequence ATGCCTGATACTAAAGCTGATTCAGCAGCGCTCATCGATGTGTTCGACCGTCGCGTCGAGCGGCGCCTGAAGCGCAGGCAGTTTTTCCGGAATGCCGGTGGACTGGGCCTCGGTCTTGTCGGCGGCACCCTCATCAGCGCATGCGGTGGTGGCTCAGGAGTCTCCGCTTCGGCCAGCCCCAGCGCGCCGACCGATGACGAGATCCTGAACTTCGCCCTTAACCTTGAATACCTCGAAGCCCAGTTCTACACCTATGCGACCACCGGCAGCGGGTTGCCCGCCAGTATGCTCACTGGCGTCGGCACGCAAGGCGCCGTGATCGCCGGAGCGCAGGTTCCGTTCCAGGATCCGTTGGTGCAGGCGTACGCAAACGAGATCGCCAATGACGAGCGCGAGCACGTCGCGTTCCTGCGCAGCGCGCTAGGTTCGGCCGCCGTTGCACAACCCGCCATCGATATCAGTGGCACCAATCCGAATGGCGCGTTCTCCGTTGCGGCGCGTGCAGCGGGTCTCGTCGGCGCGGGCGTCGCGTTCAGTCCATATGCAAACGACAACAATTTTCTGCTGGGCGCGTTCATCTTCGAGGATGTCGGCGTGACGGCCTACAAGGGAGCTGCGCCGCTGCTTGCCAGCAAGACGTTCCTGTCGGCCGCCGCAGGCATTCTCGCTGCCGAGGCCTACCACGCGGGCCTTGTGCGAACCACGCTGTACGCGAAAGGCCTCAACACGTCGAGCCTGATCAGTGCGGCCAACGCCATCTCCGCTGCACGCGACAGTCTCGACCAGGTCGGCAACGACGACCAGGGTATCAGCGGCAGCACGCCCGGTACGTCCAACATCGTCCCGCTCGACAGCAACGGTCTTGCATTCAGCCGCAGCTACAACGACGTGCTCAACATCGTGTATCTGACAAGTACCGCCGCGGTCAAGGGCGGCTTCTTCCCGAATGGCGTGAACGGTACGCTCAACATGAGCGCCTGA